A single genomic interval of bacterium harbors:
- a CDS encoding sigma 54-interacting transcriptional regulator, with protein sequence MDSNTFRMEKSSVLPVRDALLRCCSGPECGLEFLIPESTKTTIGTAADNDIVLTDDAVSRHHVELVPQPESFLLLDLGSTNGTFVDGVQVKEAHIKPQMNIRLGRSEFLFVYPEVIRRDTHKPVGELRGSSRHMQHVVDMIRKVSQSPLNVLLTGETGTGKELVARAIHTSGPRYSLPFVVVDCGAIPDNLIESELFGHERGAFTGAVALRKGAFEEAGGGTVLLDEVGEIDFQLQPKLLRVLESRQFKRIGSSKPIGANFRVIAATNRNLKREVKEGHFRQDLYYRLSVLEIALPPLRDRTEDIPELVSHFLLNSSAGANQKQFTESAMNFLREYSWPGNVRQLRNTVERAVLLASQDMIDVQTVAELLPISSSNPRGVSLADIEKKAITNALQKANGNKTEAAKSLGIAYSTLFEKIKKYGLG encoded by the coding sequence TGCGGTCTGGAATTTTTAATCCCTGAATCCACAAAAACAACGATCGGAACGGCGGCAGACAACGACATTGTTTTGACGGATGATGCCGTCTCCCGCCATCACGTGGAACTTGTGCCGCAACCGGAATCTTTCTTGCTGCTCGATCTGGGCAGCACCAACGGAACATTTGTGGATGGGGTACAGGTAAAGGAAGCACACATAAAACCACAGATGAATATTCGCCTGGGAAGGAGCGAGTTTCTGTTTGTTTACCCGGAAGTGATTAGACGCGACACGCATAAACCTGTTGGTGAACTCCGCGGGAGTAGCAGACATATGCAACATGTGGTGGACATGATTCGCAAAGTCTCCCAATCGCCTCTGAACGTGCTTCTTACGGGTGAAACCGGAACAGGGAAAGAACTTGTTGCGCGGGCCATACACACCAGCGGTCCACGCTACTCTTTGCCGTTCGTTGTCGTCGATTGTGGTGCAATTCCGGATAATCTAATCGAGAGCGAACTTTTCGGTCACGAACGGGGCGCTTTTACAGGAGCGGTGGCCCTGCGAAAAGGAGCGTTCGAAGAGGCAGGCGGCGGCACAGTCCTTCTAGACGAAGTCGGTGAAATTGATTTTCAACTTCAGCCAAAACTTCTGCGTGTGCTCGAGTCTCGTCAGTTCAAGCGGATCGGATCCTCAAAGCCGATCGGCGCAAACTTTCGTGTGATCGCAGCAACAAACCGTAATCTGAAACGGGAAGTGAAGGAAGGACATTTTCGCCAGGATCTATACTACCGGCTTTCGGTTCTCGAAATTGCGCTACCTCCTTTGCGCGATCGCACTGAAGACATTCCTGAACTTGTTTCCCATTTTCTCCTAAACAGTTCTGCAGGAGCAAACCAAAAACAATTCACCGAATCTGCCATGAATTTTTTGCGGGAGTACAGCTGGCCGGGAAACGTTCGACAGTTGAGGAACACAGTGGAACGGGCGGTGCTCCTCGCGTCACAGGATATGATCGACGTTCAGACGGTTGCAGAGCTCCTTCCCATATCAAGCTCCAATCCGCGAGGAGTTTCGCTCGCTGATATCGAAAAGAAGGCGATCACCAATGCGCTTCAGAAGGCGAACGGAAATAAGACGGAGGCCGCTAAGTCACTCGGCATCGCGTATTCCACACTTTTCGAAAAAATCAAAAAATACGGCCTAGGCTAG